The genome window TTAGTGTTGCCGTCGGTGTCGCAGTCGTTCGTTGTCTACTTACTCAGTTTCGTTGTTTTCAAAGACGAGTTCTCCCTCGGCTTCGGTGTAGTCCTTTCCGGCCTTAGCGGTTCCGTCCTCGGTCTTGTAGGGCACGGAGACGCGGCCACGTGCTCCCGACCAACGGACGATCTTCAGCTCGTAGGTGCCGATGGACTCGACGATCTCCACGTCCTTCTCGCCGACGTTGAAGATGCCACCGTGATCGTCGTCGAGAATCATGATGGTGGCGACGTAGGGAGCGGCGAGCTCCATCTTGACGGGCTTGTTGGGCTGACCGGCTGCTCCGTTGACGGCGTGGGTGATGGCGGTTCCGTCGGGGGAGCCGAGGCGCATGTTGGAGAGGCGGACGTAGAAGTGCTCGTCCTCCTCAAAGACTTCGTCGTCGATGACTTCGAGGTTGAAGGTCTTCTGGGTCTCGCCGGGCAGGAAGACCAGGGTGCCCTCTGCTAGGACGTAGTCTCCGCCGGCGTTGGCGGTGCCGTCTTCGGTCTTGTAGTCCACGAGGACGGTGGTGTTGAGGTCGCCGCCCTCGCGAATCACGGTGACTTCGAAGGTGCCCACGTTCTCCATGACGGTGTAGTGGCCGGGGTCGAACATGATGCGAATGGTGTCCAGGTCCTtcttctcttcgacttcttcttccttggTCTCCTTGACTTCCTCGCGCGCCTTCTTCATGATGTTGCCGCCGCCCGTCAGCTTCCTGGTGGCCTGGATGCGGTAGAAGGCGCGGGACTTGGGGCCGCGGTTGATGATCTCCTCCCTGGCCATGGACTCGAGCGTCTCCATGCCGATGTCAGGGTGCTTGACCCTCAGCTCGCGGATGACCGACATGTACTCCTTGCGGTGCTCCTCGAACTCCTTGACGGACTCGTCGACGTTCTCGCCGTACTGGTAGCCCTCGTCCTTCTTGCCCATCTCGAGGTCGCCGCCGGCCTCGTGCTCGATGATCACGCCCCGCTTGTTCATGCGGTACTCCTTGCTCATGTACTTGTAGAAGAGGAGGCGACGGTCGGCGATGTAGGCGAGCACCACGACgatggggaagaagaggaaggtgaggAAGGCCTCCCAGAACTCCACGACGCCGTAGGAGATCTCGGCCAGGATGAGGTACAGCCAGATGTAGGCGAAGACGGAGAAGGTGGCGGTGACGAAGAACACGCGCAAGTGCTTGATGTAGCGCACCTCCCCGTCGGGGATGACGTACACGCAGATGGCGATGATGACGAACAGGTTGAAGGCGGCGGATCCGACGATGGTACCGGGACCCAGGTCACCGGCCTCGAAGTTCGTGGCGAACATCTCCACGACGGACAGGAGGATCTCGGGGGCGGAGGAGCCCAGGGCCATGAGAGTGAGGTTAGCCACGGTCTCGTTCCAGATCTGTACCACAATGATCTGCGTCTCGCCGTTGGGCTTCTTGACCGTCACTTCCTTCTCCTGCGAGGTGATCATTTCGATGGAGCCCATGAAGCGGTCGGCCACGATGGACACGCCGATGAAAAGCCACACCATGGCCACGAAGTAGACGATGGCCCTGGCCACGCGATCGCCCGTGGTCAGGCCTTCTTGGGGGTTCCATACGGGGAGGATGAGGCCGGGGTTGCACTTGCTGAAGAAGGCCTCGGTATCATTGGTATCCTGGGCGGCCGCCGGACTGGAGAAAGCGAGCACTAAAACACACAGACCTAACAAACGCATTCCCCAGTGGGAAGAGCCGCTGGCTTTGGGTTCAAACATGGTGCCGACAGAGGTTTTGCAAGGCCTCGCCCGTACGCAAACGAAGCACACGCGGTCACTGGGttataagagaagagaagaaaaagaaaaaagatgtttGTTATATGTTAAATCAGTGATCTCCTTTCGTCATGACGTTCGCCACTGTCACACTCTGAAGAAGTCACAGGACAGGAGCCAAACGTCTCCTTCCACACACACCGCGCCACCAAATGGTCGAGAGGCCGAGACGCCAGGCTACAACTCTCGCGCGCCGGCGCAGTGCCGCCTCCCCTTACTCCCCTTGTTCctccctcactcctcctcctcctcttcctcctcctccttcctcctcatcctcctcctccatctcctcctcccgcCCCGTGTCTGACAAACGCCATTAAGGACCACTTCGAATTGAGTGATATCACATCAGATGAAAACCAACAATTTAGCGGCAGTGATGAGATGCGCAGATCAGTCGCAATAAGAAAAGGTGAAGTACGAAATGCACCAGGAATGGCTATTGTAACGTGAGCGGGCGAAGGGAGGTGGGTAGGCGTAGGGGGACGGGAGGAGTgaggttgggggaggggtggggccaGTGGTCGCTTCGACTCGTGGTACCACCTCTACCCCTAAGGGTATTTTGGGCATGACCATGTTCTTCACTGCCGCCGGGAATCTAacatgctacacacacacacacacaaacacacattcaacTTGCCTTTCTGTAGCTTCAGTGTAATTGTGGCCTTAAATCTCATTGAAGATGTGTGCAGGTTATTAGAATGGAGATTTATCTCGTTGGCATAGTTAAAAACTGAATGTGGgcataagtgccaaattttcttttctttcagttgCTCAGAAGCTTCATGCCCTGTCaggttatatataatacatacatatatatatatatatatatatatatatatatatgtatgtgtatatatatatatgtgtgttgtgtgtgtgtgtgtgtgtgtgtgtgtgtgtgtatggataagTTACAGAACTTATATTTAACCAGGAAACATCGGGAAATCAGTTTTGAGCAGGAAATCACCAAGAATAAGCAATGAATCAATTTTCACTGTAATGCTTCATATTTTGTCATTGTAATAACTCTTAGCttgacatacatataaatatatatatatatatatatatatatatatatatatatatatatatatatatatatatatatactgtatttatatgagatatatttatatagatataattgcaatatgctcttctctctctctctctctctctctctctctctatctctctctctctctctcattatacatatatatatatatttatatatatatatatattatatatcatatatatatatattttaatatatataatctaattatatatatatatatatatataaattatacatacatacactaagaACAAGGTTGCGGTTAGTCGAAGATAGAACAGAACCAGTCGATCGTGTGAGTGGTTCCAATTAATGAAATAGGAGAGAGTGAAACCCTTCAGATTTTTGGTTGTAAGTGTTTCTTTCCGTCTGCTTCCAGACTCTGGAAAATTCTCATCCCCGGATTCGCATAGCCCTCCGAATTACTGAGTACTAAACGGGTCTGTAATTTTCCTATTTCATTGAAAAGGTCTTTGAACTTTTGTCACTCAGATGGCGTAATTACTTACCCTTTATTTACTATCAATCTTGAGCTGAATAAGTCCATTGGATTGCCCATCCCATCGGCCtttgtagaaagaaaaaaaattggtattcaCTATATACAAAGAGGCTTCCGCCATGATGGAATTGAAATAACGGAAAGGTGGGAAGTAAGAGAATGATTAAATAGTTTTTATGTGGTGTCGCAGTTCCAATGGTCATCGACGCCAGAGATGGAGAAAGTAAAGCAGAACTAACTATAATGGCATACCCACGTGCTCCTTAGATACcccttaggattttttttttttgtgcctggCTCGGTGACCTGACAAGACAACCGTCTTTCTAGAGATGTTTAAATAAGCAAGTTGAGCTatcgctttttattattattattattatgaacgaaGGCCAGGATTGAGTCAAAAGAACATgacttcataacttttttttatgttctcatACGATTATAAGaacgaataatatttttttaatgctttatatttatgaattatattttgATAGAGTAAATAGAAAGAGTAAATAGAAATTATATTAGAATGTAGATACTAACTGATACAAATTATCTGTCGGCTTTTGGTAAATACAAAGTAGTACAAGTTATCTCTTGGCTTTTGGGAAATAGAAAGTAGTACAAATTATCTGTCGGCTTTTGGGAAATAGAAAATAGTGCAAATTACTTCTCGGCTTTTGGGAAACAGAAGGTAGAGGAATTTCCGTGGAAGGTTAAGATAGAACAGAATTTCGAAGTGAAAAGCGCCGAAAATGATATAATTCATAGAGGTACGAAATGACCGAAGAATGAGTTCATATCTCACCCTGCGAATTCGTACGCATCTTGTAACGTACGCATTTACCTACGGTTGAATGATATGCTCAGTAGACAAACAAGAACAGGTCTAATGTTAACGCATAGGGGTTGGAGAACCTCCaagaacgccccccccccctccccatctctctctctctctctctctctctctctctctctctctctctctctccgccacacAGAAGGGGTGTGAGGTTGCCAGTgaaaagtaactctctctctccctctctctctctctctctctctgcccgagATTACATCAACGTGGGCTTAAATGCTTTTTCAACTTCTATTACCTATTAGCGAAAACACTGAAgtcaaatagtttttaaaaatacacaaagTATCATTCGAtgcttattttgttttg of Macrobrachium nipponense isolate FS-2020 chromosome 33, ASM1510439v2, whole genome shotgun sequence contains these proteins:
- the LOC135203101 gene encoding sodium/calcium exchanger 1-like isoform X10 — encoded protein: MFEPKASGSSHWGMRLLGLCVLVLAFSSPAAAQDTNDTEAFFSKCNPGLILPVWNPQEGLTTGDRVARAIVYFVAMVWLFIGVSIVADRFMGSIEMITSQEKEVTVKKPNGETQIIVVQIWNETVANLTLMALGSSAPEILLSVVEMFATNFEAGDLGPGTIVGSAAFNLFVIIAICVYVIPDGEVRYIKHLRVFFVTATFSVFAYIWLYLILAEISYGVVEFWEAFLTFLFFPIVVVLAYIADRRLLFYKYMSKEYRMNKRGVIIEHEAGGDLEMGKKDEGYQYGENVDESVKEFEEHRKEYMSVIRELRVKHPDIGMETLESMAREEIINRGPKSRAFYRIQATRKLTGGGNIMKKAREEVKETKEEEVEEKKDLDTIRIMFDPGHYTVMENVGTFEVTVIREGGDLNTTVLVDYKTEDGTANAGGDYVLAEGTLVFLPGETQKTFNLEVIDDEVFEEDEHFYVRLSNMRLGSPDGTAITHAVNGAAGQPNKPVKMELAAPYVATIMILDDDHGGIFNVGEKDVEIVESIGTYELKIVRWSGARGRVSVPYKTEDGTAKAGKDYTEAEGELVFENNETEKTISITIIEEDSYEKDVLFYLDIGEPVAVGDETGFEFATKGSDAMTEEEKIALLGKPKLGNATRAQIRIKENKEYKNMVDKLVKKANASMLVGTSSWKEQFTEAITVQAGDEGEEGEEGEEAEEKLPSCMDYVMHFVTVIWKVLFAFIPPTDIMKGYPSFIISIIGIGILTAFIGDLASHFGCSIGLKDTVTAIAFVALGTSVPDTFASKVAAQQDPYADASVGNVTGSNAVNVFLGIGIAWTMAAVYHNVQGNDFIVLPGNLAFSVTLFCVEALVAIVLMMARRHPSIGGELGGPHIPKMLTTFFLIFLWVFYVLMSTLEAYKLIPSLA
- the LOC135203101 gene encoding sodium/calcium exchanger 1-like isoform X8, with protein sequence MFEPKASGSSHWGMRLLGLCVLVLAFSSPAAAQDTNDTEAFFSKCNPGLILPVWNPQEGLTTGDRVARAIVYFVAMVWLFIGVSIVADRFMGSIEMITSQEKEVTVKKPNGETQIIVVQIWNETVANLTLMALGSSAPEILLSVVEMFATNFEAGDLGPGTIVGSAAFNLFVIIAICVYVIPDGEVRYIKHLRVFFVTATFSVFAYIWLYLILAEISYGVVEFWEAFLTFLFFPIVVVLAYIADRRLLFYKYMSKEYRMNKRGVIIEHEAGGDLEMGKKDEGYQYGENVDESVKEFEEHRKEYMSVIRELRVKHPDIGMETLESMAREEIINRGPKSRAFYRIQATRKLTGGGNIMKKAREEVKETKEEEVEEKKDLDTIRIMFDPGHYTVMENVGTFEVTVIREGGDLNTTVLVDYKTEDGTANAGGDYVLAEGTLVFLPGETQKTFNLEVIDDEVFEEDEHFYVRLSNMRLGSPDGTAITHAVNGAAGQPNKPVKMELAAPYVATIMILDDDHGGIFNVGEKDVEIVESIGTYELKIVRWSGARGRVSVPYKTEDGTAKAGKDYTEAEGELVFENNETEKTISITIIEEDSYEKDVLFYLDIGEPVAVGETPTPEEIPNSVTGDIIIDETGFEFATKGSDAMTEEEKIALLGKPKLGNATRAQIRIKENKEYKNMVDKLVKKANASMLVGTSSWKEQFTEAITVQAGEEGEEGEEAEEKLPSCMDYVMHFVTVIWKVLFAFIPPTDRQGGWSCFVISIASIGFLTALIGDVASHFGCTISLKDSVTAISIVALGTSVPDTFASKVAAQQDPYADASVGNVTGSNAVNVFLGIGIAWTMAAVYHNVQGNDFIVLPGNLAFSVTLFCVEALVAIVLMMARRHPSIGGELGGPHIPKMLTTFFLIFLWVFYVLMSTLEAYKLIPSLA
- the LOC135203101 gene encoding sodium/calcium exchanger 1-like isoform X4, which encodes MFEPKASGSSHWGMRLLGLCVLVLAFSSPAAAQDTNDTEAFFSKCNPGLILPVWNPQEGLTTGDRVARAIVYFVAMVWLFIGVSIVADRFMGSIEMITSQEKEVTVKKPNGETQIIVVQIWNETVANLTLMALGSSAPEILLSVVEMFATNFEAGDLGPGTIVGSAAFNLFVIIAICVYVIPDGEVRYIKHLRVFFVTATFSVFAYIWLYLILAEISYGVVEFWEAFLTFLFFPIVVVLAYIADRRLLFYKYMSKEYRMNKRGVIIEHEAGGDLEMGKKDEGYQYGENVDESVKEFEEHRKEYMSVIRELRVKHPDIGMETLESMAREEIINRGPKSRAFYRIQATRKLTGGGNIMKKAREEVKETKEEEVEEKKDLDTIRIMFDPGHYTVMENVGTFEVTVIREGGDLNTTVLVDYKTEDGTANAGGDYVLAEGTLVFLPGETQKTFNLEVIDDEVFEEDEHFYVRLSNMRLGSPDGTAITHAVNGAAGQPNKPVKMELAAPYVATIMILDDDHGGIFNVGEKDVEIVESIGTYELKIVRWSGARGRVSVPYKTEDGTAKAGKDYTEAEGELVFENNETEKTISITIIEEDSYEKDVLFYLDIGEPVAVGETPTPEEIPNSVTGDIIIDETGFEFATKGSDAMTEEEKIALLGKPKLGNATRAQIRIKENKEYKNMVDKLVKKANASMLVGTSSWKEQFTEAITVQAGDEGEEGEEGEEAEEKLPSCMDYVMHFVTVIWKVLFAFIPPTDLLLGYPTFISSILGIGLVTALIGDMASHVGCTIGLKDTITAIGFVALGTSVPDTFASKVAAQQDPYADASVGNVTGSNAVNVFLGIGIAWTMAAVYHNVQGNDFIVLPGNLAFSVTLFCVEALVAIVLMMARRHPSIGGELGGPHIPKMLTTFFLIFLWVFYVLMSTLEAYKLIPSLA
- the LOC135203101 gene encoding sodium/calcium exchanger 1-like isoform X2, which gives rise to MFEPKASGSSHWGMRLLGLCVLVLAFSSPAAAQDTNDTEAFFSKCNPGLILPVWNPQEGLTTGDRVARAIVYFVAMVWLFIGVSIVADRFMGSIEMITSQEKEVTVKKPNGETQIIVVQIWNETVANLTLMALGSSAPEILLSVVEMFATNFEAGDLGPGTIVGSAAFNLFVIIAICVYVIPDGEVRYIKHLRVFFVTATFSVFAYIWLYLILAEISYGVVEFWEAFLTFLFFPIVVVLAYIADRRLLFYKYMSKEYRMNKRGVIIEHEAGGDLEMGKKDEGYQYGENVDESVKEFEEHRKEYMSVIRELRVKHPDIGMETLESMAREEIINRGPKSRAFYRIQATRKLTGGGNIMKKAREEVKETKEEEVEEKKDLDTIRIMFDPGHYTVMENVGTFEVTVIREGGDLNTTVLVDYKTEDGTANAGGDYVLAEGTLVFLPGETQKTFNLEVIDDEVFEEDEHFYVRLSNMRLGSPDGTAITHAVNGAAGQPNKPVKMELAAPYVATIMILDDDHGGIFNVGEKDVEIVESIGTYELKIVRWSGARGRVSVPYKTEDGTAKAGKDYTEAEGELVFENNETEKTISITIIEEDSYEKDVLFYLDIGEPVAVGETPTPEEIPNSVTGDIIIDETGFEFATKGSDAMTEEEKIALLGKPKLGNATRAQIRIKENKEYKNMVDKLVKKANASMLVGTSSWKEQFTEAITVQAGDEGEEGEEGEEAEEKLPSCMDYVMHFVTVIWKVLFAFIPPTDFANGWPTFFTSIIGIGLLTAFIGDLASHFGCSIGLKDAITAIAFVALGTSVPDTFASKVAAQQDPYADASVGNVTGSNAVNVFLGIGIAWTMAAVYHNVQGNDFIVLPGNLAFSVTLFCVEALVAIVLMMARRHPSIGGELGGPHIPKMLTTFFLIFLWVFYVLMSTLEAYKLIPSLA
- the LOC135203101 gene encoding sodium/calcium exchanger 1-like isoform X6, whose protein sequence is MFEPKASGSSHWGMRLLGLCVLVLAFSSPAAAQDTNDTEAFFSKCNPGLILPVWNPQEGLTTGDRVARAIVYFVAMVWLFIGVSIVADRFMGSIEMITSQEKEVTVKKPNGETQIIVVQIWNETVANLTLMALGSSAPEILLSVVEMFATNFEAGDLGPGTIVGSAAFNLFVIIAICVYVIPDGEVRYIKHLRVFFVTATFSVFAYIWLYLILAEISYGVVEFWEAFLTFLFFPIVVVLAYIADRRLLFYKYMSKEYRMNKRGVIIEHEAGGDLEMGKKDEGYQYGENVDESVKEFEEHRKEYMSVIRELRVKHPDIGMETLESMAREEIINRGPKSRAFYRIQATRKLTGGGNIMKKAREEVKETKEEEVEEKKDLDTIRIMFDPGHYTVMENVGTFEVTVIREGGDLNTTVLVDYKTEDGTANAGGDYVLAEGTLVFLPGETQKTFNLEVIDDEVFEEDEHFYVRLSNMRLGSPDGTAITHAVNGAAGQPNKPVKMELAAPYVATIMILDDDHGGIFNVGEKDVEIVESIGTYELKIVRWSGARGRVSVPYKTEDGTAKAGKDYTEAEGELVFENNETEKTISITIIEEDSYEKDVLFYLDIGEPVAVGETPTPEEIPNSVTGDIIIDETGFEFATKGSDAMTEEEKIALLGKPKLGNATRAQIRIKENKEYKNMVDKLVKKANASMLVGTSSWKEQFTEAITVQAGEEGEEGEEAEEKLPSCMDYVMHFVTVIWKVLFAFIPPTDIMKGYPSFIISIIGIGILTAFIGDLASHFGCSIGLKDTVTAIAFVALGTSVPDTFASKVAAQQDPYADASVGNVTGSNAVNVFLGIGIAWTMAAVYHNVQGNDFIVLPGNLAFSVTLFCVEALVAIVLMMARRHPSIGGELGGPHIPKMLTTFFLIFLWVFYVLMSTLEAYKLIPSLA
- the LOC135203101 gene encoding sodium/calcium exchanger 1-like isoform X3, coding for MFEPKASGSSHWGMRLLGLCVLVLAFSSPAAAQDTNDTEAFFSKCNPGLILPVWNPQEGLTTGDRVARAIVYFVAMVWLFIGVSIVADRFMGSIEMITSQEKEVTVKKPNGETQIIVVQIWNETVANLTLMALGSSAPEILLSVVEMFATNFEAGDLGPGTIVGSAAFNLFVIIAICVYVIPDGEVRYIKHLRVFFVTATFSVFAYIWLYLILAEISYGVVEFWEAFLTFLFFPIVVVLAYIADRRLLFYKYMSKEYRMNKRGVIIEHEAGGDLEMGKKDEGYQYGENVDESVKEFEEHRKEYMSVIRELRVKHPDIGMETLESMAREEIINRGPKSRAFYRIQATRKLTGGGNIMKKAREEVKETKEEEVEEKKDLDTIRIMFDPGHYTVMENVGTFEVTVIREGGDLNTTVLVDYKTEDGTANAGGDYVLAEGTLVFLPGETQKTFNLEVIDDEVFEEDEHFYVRLSNMRLGSPDGTAITHAVNGAAGQPNKPVKMELAAPYVATIMILDDDHGGIFNVGEKDVEIVESIGTYELKIVRWSGARGRVSVPYKTEDGTAKAGKDYTEAEGELVFENNETEKTISITIIEEDSYEKDVLFYLDIGEPVAVGETPTPEEIPNSVTGDIIIDETGFEFATKGSDAMTEEEKIALLGKPKLGNATRAQIRIKENKEYKNMVDKLVKKANASMLVGTSSWKEQFTEAITVQAGDEGEEGEEGEEAEEKLPSCMDYVMHFVTVIWKVLFAFIPPTDRQGGWSCFVISIASIGFLTALIGDVASHFGCTISLKDSVTAISIVALGTSVPDTFASKVAAQQDPYADASVGNVTGSNAVNVFLGIGIAWTMAAVYHNVQGNDFIVLPGNLAFSVTLFCVEALVAIVLMMARRHPSIGGELGGPHIPKMLTTFFLIFLWVFYVLMSTLEAYKLIPSLA
- the LOC135203101 gene encoding sodium/calcium exchanger 1-like isoform X9, translating into MFEPKASGSSHWGMRLLGLCVLVLAFSSPAAAQDTNDTEAFFSKCNPGLILPVWNPQEGLTTGDRVARAIVYFVAMVWLFIGVSIVADRFMGSIEMITSQEKEVTVKKPNGETQIIVVQIWNETVANLTLMALGSSAPEILLSVVEMFATNFEAGDLGPGTIVGSAAFNLFVIIAICVYVIPDGEVRYIKHLRVFFVTATFSVFAYIWLYLILAEISYGVVEFWEAFLTFLFFPIVVVLAYIADRRLLFYKYMSKEYRMNKRGVIIEHEAGGDLEMGKKDEGYQYGENVDESVKEFEEHRKEYMSVIRELRVKHPDIGMETLESMAREEIINRGPKSRAFYRIQATRKLTGGGNIMKKAREEVKETKEEEVEEKKDLDTIRIMFDPGHYTVMENVGTFEVTVIREGGDLNTTVLVDYKTEDGTANAGGDYVLAEGTLVFLPGETQKTFNLEVIDDEVFEEDEHFYVRLSNMRLGSPDGTAITHAVNGAAGQPNKPVKMELAAPYVATIMILDDDHGGIFNVGEKDVEIVESIGTYELKIVRWSGARGRVSVPYKTEDGTAKAGKDYTEAEGELVFENNETEKTISITIIEEDSYEKDVLFYLDIGEPVAVGETPTPEEIPNSVTGDIIIDETGFEFATKGSDAMTEEEKIALLGKPKLGNATRAQIRIKENKEYKNMVDKLVKKANASMLVGTSSWKEQFTEAITVQAGEEGEEGEEAEEKLPSCMDYVMHFVTVIWKVLFAFIPPTAMLGGYVCFIVSIIWVGILTAVLGDVASHLGCTINLKDSVTATTLVALGTSMPDTFASKVAAQQDPYADASVGNVTGSNAVNVFLGIGIAWTMAAVYHNVQGNDFIVLPGNLAFSVTLFCVEALVAIVLMMARRHPSIGGELGGPHIPKMLTTFFLIFLWVFYVLMSTLEAYKLIPSLA
- the LOC135203101 gene encoding sodium/calcium exchanger 1-like isoform X1, yielding MFEPKASGSSHWGMRLLGLCVLVLAFSSPAAAQDTNDTEAFFSKCNPGLILPVWNPQEGLTTGDRVARAIVYFVAMVWLFIGVSIVADRFMGSIEMITSQEKEVTVKKPNGETQIIVVQIWNETVANLTLMALGSSAPEILLSVVEMFATNFEAGDLGPGTIVGSAAFNLFVIIAICVYVIPDGEVRYIKHLRVFFVTATFSVFAYIWLYLILAEISYGVVEFWEAFLTFLFFPIVVVLAYIADRRLLFYKYMSKEYRMNKRGVIIEHEAGGDLEMGKKDEGYQYGENVDESVKEFEEHRKEYMSVIRELRVKHPDIGMETLESMAREEIINRGPKSRAFYRIQATRKLTGGGNIMKKAREEVKETKEEEVEEKKDLDTIRIMFDPGHYTVMENVGTFEVTVIREGGDLNTTVLVDYKTEDGTANAGGDYVLAEGTLVFLPGETQKTFNLEVIDDEVFEEDEHFYVRLSNMRLGSPDGTAITHAVNGAAGQPNKPVKMELAAPYVATIMILDDDHGGIFNVGEKDVEIVESIGTYELKIVRWSGARGRVSVPYKTEDGTAKAGKDYTEAEGELVFENNETEKTISITIIEEDSYEKDVLFYLDIGEPVAVGETPTPEEIPNSVTGDIIIDETGFEFATKGSDAMTEEEKIALLGKPKLGNATRAQIRIKENKEYKNMVDKLVKKANASMLVGTSSWKEQFTEAITVQAGDEGEEGEEGEEAEEKLPSCMDYVMHFVTVIWKVLFAFIPPTDIMKGYPSFIISIIGIGILTAFIGDLASHFGCSIGLKDTVTAIAFVALGTSVPDTFASKVAAQQDPYADASVGNVTGSNAVNVFLGIGIAWTMAAVYHNVQGNDFIVLPGNLAFSVTLFCVEALVAIVLMMARRHPSIGGELGGPHIPKMLTTFFLIFLWVFYVLMSTLEAYKLIPSLA
- the LOC135203101 gene encoding sodium/calcium exchanger 1-like isoform X7 gives rise to the protein MFEPKASGSSHWGMRLLGLCVLVLAFSSPAAAQDTNDTEAFFSKCNPGLILPVWNPQEGLTTGDRVARAIVYFVAMVWLFIGVSIVADRFMGSIEMITSQEKEVTVKKPNGETQIIVVQIWNETVANLTLMALGSSAPEILLSVVEMFATNFEAGDLGPGTIVGSAAFNLFVIIAICVYVIPDGEVRYIKHLRVFFVTATFSVFAYIWLYLILAEISYGVVEFWEAFLTFLFFPIVVVLAYIADRRLLFYKYMSKEYRMNKRGVIIEHEAGGDLEMGKKDEGYQYGENVDESVKEFEEHRKEYMSVIRELRVKHPDIGMETLESMAREEIINRGPKSRAFYRIQATRKLTGGGNIMKKAREEVKETKEEEVEEKKDLDTIRIMFDPGHYTVMENVGTFEVTVIREGGDLNTTVLVDYKTEDGTANAGGDYVLAEGTLVFLPGETQKTFNLEVIDDEVFEEDEHFYVRLSNMRLGSPDGTAITHAVNGAAGQPNKPVKMELAAPYVATIMILDDDHGGIFNVGEKDVEIVESIGTYELKIVRWSGARGRVSVPYKTEDGTAKAGKDYTEAEGELVFENNETEKTISITIIEEDSYEKDVLFYLDIGEPVAVGETPTPEEIPNSVTGDIIIDETGFEFATKGSDAMTEEEKIALLGKPKLGNATRAQIRIKENKEYKNMVDKLVKKANASMLVGTSSWKEQFTEAITVQAGEEGEEGEEAEEKLPSCMDYVMHFVTVIWKVLFAFIPPTDFANGWPTFFTSIIGIGLLTAFIGDLASHFGCSIGLKDAITAIAFVALGTSVPDTFASKVAAQQDPYADASVGNVTGSNAVNVFLGIGIAWTMAAVYHNVQGNDFIVLPGNLAFSVTLFCVEALVAIVLMMARRHPSIGGELGGPHIPKMLTTFFLIFLWVFYVLMSTLEAYKLIPSLA
- the LOC135203101 gene encoding sodium/calcium exchanger 1-like isoform X5; translated protein: MFEPKASGSSHWGMRLLGLCVLVLAFSSPAAAQDTNDTEAFFSKCNPGLILPVWNPQEGLTTGDRVARAIVYFVAMVWLFIGVSIVADRFMGSIEMITSQEKEVTVKKPNGETQIIVVQIWNETVANLTLMALGSSAPEILLSVVEMFATNFEAGDLGPGTIVGSAAFNLFVIIAICVYVIPDGEVRYIKHLRVFFVTATFSVFAYIWLYLILAEISYGVVEFWEAFLTFLFFPIVVVLAYIADRRLLFYKYMSKEYRMNKRGVIIEHEAGGDLEMGKKDEGYQYGENVDESVKEFEEHRKEYMSVIRELRVKHPDIGMETLESMAREEIINRGPKSRAFYRIQATRKLTGGGNIMKKAREEVKETKEEEVEEKKDLDTIRIMFDPGHYTVMENVGTFEVTVIREGGDLNTTVLVDYKTEDGTANAGGDYVLAEGTLVFLPGETQKTFNLEVIDDEVFEEDEHFYVRLSNMRLGSPDGTAITHAVNGAAGQPNKPVKMELAAPYVATIMILDDDHGGIFNVGEKDVEIVESIGTYELKIVRWSGARGRVSVPYKTEDGTAKAGKDYTEAEGELVFENNETEKTISITIIEEDSYEKDVLFYLDIGEPVAVGETPTPEEIPNSVTGDIIIDETGFEFATKGSDAMTEEEKIALLGKPKLGNATRAQIRIKENKEYKNMVDKLVKKANASMLVGTSSWKEQFTEAITVQAGDEGEEGEEGEEAEEKLPSCMDYVMHFVTVIWKVLFAFIPPTAMLGGYVCFIVSIIWVGILTAVLGDVASHLGCTINLKDSVTATTLVALGTSMPDTFASKVAAQQDPYADASVGNVTGSNAVNVFLGIGIAWTMAAVYHNVQGNDFIVLPGNLAFSVTLFCVEALVAIVLMMARRHPSIGGELGGPHIPKMLTTFFLIFLWVFYVLMSTLEAYKLIPSLA